One genomic segment of Prochlorococcus marinus str. MIT 0919 includes these proteins:
- the trpD gene encoding anthranilate phosphoribosyltransferase has product MSNFSWPKVLDKLLEGNELQIVEASSLMKAWLNEDLTPAQTGAFLAALRSKGLTGLELATMAKVLREACSFPFAIPEMFLVDTCGTGGDGADTFNISTAVAFLASSLGVSVAKHGNRSASGKVGSADVLEKVGIKLDAPLLEVVNALEETNISFLFAPLWHSSLAGLAPFRKQLGVRTVFNLLGPLVNPFRPKAQVLGVAKPELLDPMAEALQELGLTRAVVVYGAGGLDEASLEGPSQVRFLKDDQITSAEIDITDLGLTPCSNSDLKGGDLNLNANILTSVLKGEGTRSQREVVALNTALVLWASSVEDDLNKGVKMALNALETSMGWKKLENLKQFLKSHSED; this is encoded by the coding sequence ATGTCAAATTTTTCTTGGCCGAAAGTTCTTGACAAGCTTTTAGAAGGAAATGAACTGCAAATAGTTGAAGCAAGTTCTCTTATGAAAGCTTGGCTGAATGAAGATCTTACCCCTGCCCAGACAGGAGCTTTTTTGGCTGCTTTGCGATCAAAAGGATTAACCGGACTAGAGCTGGCTACCATGGCAAAGGTCTTAAGAGAGGCATGCTCTTTCCCGTTTGCTATACCTGAAATGTTTTTAGTGGATACATGCGGGACTGGAGGAGATGGTGCTGATACTTTTAATATTTCAACAGCGGTTGCTTTCTTAGCATCATCCTTGGGAGTCTCCGTAGCAAAACATGGCAATCGAAGTGCTAGTGGGAAAGTCGGATCAGCAGATGTATTAGAGAAAGTTGGCATTAAATTAGATGCGCCTTTGCTCGAAGTGGTAAATGCTTTAGAAGAAACAAACATTTCATTCTTATTTGCTCCCCTTTGGCATTCTTCTTTGGCAGGCCTTGCTCCTTTTAGGAAACAATTAGGGGTTAGAACAGTTTTTAATCTTCTTGGTCCATTAGTTAATCCTTTTAGACCTAAGGCTCAAGTTCTTGGAGTAGCCAAACCAGAGCTTTTAGACCCTATGGCTGAAGCATTACAGGAATTAGGATTAACTCGTGCAGTAGTGGTTTATGGGGCTGGAGGCTTAGATGAAGCATCCTTAGAAGGGCCTAGCCAAGTTCGTTTCCTGAAAGATGATCAAATAACTTCTGCCGAAATTGATATAACTGATTTAGGTCTTACTCCGTGCTCTAATTCTGACCTTAAAGGAGGTGACCTCAATTTAAATGCCAATATTCTGACCTCAGTTTTAAAAGGGGAAGGAACGCGCTCTCAAAGGGAAGTAGTTGCTTTAAATACTGCATTAGTTCTTTGGGCATCTTCAGTTGAAGATGATTTAAATAAAGGGGTAAAAATGGCTTTAAATGCTCTTGAAACTTCAATGGGCTGGAAAAAATTGGAGAATCTAAAACAATTTCTTAAATCGCATTCTGAGGATTAA
- a CDS encoding DUF1816 domain-containing protein yields MGPIRAVRNLGNSLGLAWWARVQTNEPNVTYWFGPFLTKRSLSKKLLVFVDDLSAEGSDSISHTFIRCRKAEPLTS; encoded by the coding sequence ATGGGCCCAATCAGGGCGGTTCGAAATTTAGGTAACAGTTTAGGTCTGGCCTGGTGGGCTAGAGTTCAGACTAATGAACCTAATGTGACTTATTGGTTTGGACCTTTTTTAACTAAGCGAAGTCTTTCAAAGAAGCTTTTAGTTTTTGTGGACGACTTATCTGCAGAAGGCTCAGATTCAATTAGTCATACATTTATTCGTTGTCGGAAAGCAGAGCCTTTAACAAGTTAG
- a CDS encoding DUF3288 family protein has protein sequence MKDQNHPLYSIDRELVDRLLSKLSPTDEDLVDLARLFSRYSDFPGAETLQKDMTKTLKLWGMDRDQLNSKTREIWAKGYRPGKNIDNTVGSGFDTSEKSEP, from the coding sequence ATGAAAGATCAAAATCACCCTCTTTATTCTATAGATCGTGAACTAGTTGATCGTTTGCTTTCAAAGCTTTCTCCCACAGACGAGGATCTTGTTGATCTAGCAAGATTATTTAGCAGATATTCAGACTTCCCCGGAGCTGAGACTTTGCAAAAGGATATGACCAAGACATTAAAACTTTGGGGAATGGATAGAGATCAACTGAATTCGAAAACTCGTGAGATTTGGGCAAAAGGGTATAGGCCAGGTAAAAACATAGATAACACAGTTGGTTCAGGTTTTGATACTTCTGAAAAGTCAGAACCTTAG
- the msrA gene encoding peptide-methionine (S)-S-oxide reductase MsrA: MFANWLNPKPIKNKTMNSKEWFHYVLKTRLNEPLNHDEEEIFFGCGCFWGAEKGFWKLPGVKTTAVGYAGGDFDNPSYKDVCSGRTGHSEVVKVVWNKKVIDLSDLLKLFWECHDPTQYHRQGNDRGTQYRSAIFPTNKNQIELVIASKERYQELLSLKGYGAIQTEISNNQLFYYAEEYHQQYLAKPGSRPYCSAMPTQILLDNFKGSNYKLDKLIWSNFDWSINHCILRSTIEPISLTSMNKNK; this comes from the coding sequence ATGTTTGCGAACTGGCTAAATCCAAAACCGATTAAAAATAAAACAATGAATTCCAAAGAGTGGTTCCACTATGTTTTAAAGACAAGATTAAATGAGCCCTTAAATCATGACGAAGAAGAAATATTTTTCGGTTGTGGGTGTTTCTGGGGTGCTGAGAAAGGGTTTTGGAAATTACCTGGCGTCAAAACAACTGCAGTCGGATATGCAGGTGGAGACTTTGATAATCCAAGTTATAAAGATGTATGCTCTGGAAGAACAGGTCACAGCGAGGTCGTTAAAGTTGTTTGGAATAAAAAAGTTATCGATTTAAGTGATCTTCTGAAATTATTTTGGGAATGTCATGATCCCACACAATATCATCGCCAAGGCAATGATAGAGGTACACAATATAGATCTGCTATATTCCCAACTAACAAAAATCAAATTGAACTAGTAATTGCTAGCAAAGAAAGATATCAAGAGCTTTTATCATTAAAAGGTTATGGAGCAATTCAAACTGAAATAAGTAATAATCAATTGTTCTACTATGCCGAAGAGTATCATCAGCAATATCTAGCAAAGCCAGGGAGCAGGCCCTATTGTTCTGCAATGCCTACACAAATATTGTTAGATAATTTTAAAGGTTCAAATTATAAGCTAGATAAATTAATTTGGTCTAACTTTGACTGGTCTATTAATCATTGTATACTTAGAAGCACAATTGAGCCTATAAGTCTTACAAGTATGAACAAGAATAAATAG
- a CDS encoding Mini-ribonuclease 3, protein MTDWLRLQVPSGCPDDLGPLQLAWLGDAVWEMHQRIMFCKTPARSKDLHEAVVSKVNAESQAKALSRLEVYLTDVEKQLVRRGRNKVGRGSRKLDVAIYSQATGFETLIGWLFLKNPARLAQILDRLEENESFCP, encoded by the coding sequence TTGACTGACTGGCTTCGACTACAGGTGCCATCAGGGTGTCCTGATGATTTAGGGCCTTTGCAATTAGCTTGGCTTGGTGATGCCGTTTGGGAGATGCATCAAAGAATAATGTTTTGTAAGACACCTGCTCGATCAAAAGACTTACATGAAGCTGTTGTATCGAAGGTCAATGCGGAAAGCCAAGCTAAGGCTTTATCTAGACTAGAAGTTTATTTAACTGATGTGGAAAAACAATTGGTTAGGCGGGGTAGGAATAAAGTTGGACGCGGATCTCGTAAACTAGATGTAGCAATATATTCACAGGCAACTGGATTTGAAACGCTAATAGGTTGGTTGTTTTTGAAAAATCCAGCTCGTCTCGCGCAGATTCTGGATCGATTAGAGGAAAACGAATCTTTTTGCCCATAA
- the gatA gene encoding Asp-tRNA(Asn)/Glu-tRNA(Gln) amidotransferase subunit GatA, producing the protein MSIAEWRQKLHLGEVSSLELVNEQLSRIKKVDQKLHSFLHVDEERAQKTAKKIDEARSSGKRLPPLAGVPIAIKDNLCTKGITTTCSSKMLEQFVPPYESTVTKKLWEAGAVLIGKTNLDEFAMGSSTETSAFGPTLNPWDSSRVPGGSSGGSAAAVASGLCIAALGSDTGGSIRQPASFCGVVGLKPTYGRVSRWGLVAFASSLDQVGPFTTNVSDSAEILQVISGHDPLDSTCLNESVPNYSELLSKPIKGLRIGIIKECLEQKGIDPEIKESVTKAATQLQSLGAELIEVSCPRFNDGIATYYVIAPSEASANLARYDGVKYGYRANSEDNLEKMTSLTRANGFGSEVQRRILIGTYALSAGYFDAYYKKAQQVRTLISNDFSNSFKKVDILLTPTSPTTAFKSGSHNDDPLAMYLSDLLTIPANLAGLPAISLPCGFDSSGLPIGLQLIGNVLGEQRLLQVAYQYEQTADIMSSCPEGELIPTK; encoded by the coding sequence ATGTCTATCGCCGAATGGCGTCAGAAACTTCACCTCGGCGAGGTGTCTTCTCTGGAGCTAGTAAATGAACAACTCTCTCGAATAAAGAAAGTTGATCAAAAGCTTCATTCTTTTTTGCATGTTGACGAAGAGCGTGCGCAGAAGACTGCCAAAAAAATTGATGAAGCTCGTAGTTCTGGAAAGAGGTTGCCTCCTTTAGCAGGAGTCCCTATTGCTATCAAAGATAACCTTTGTACAAAAGGAATTACAACAACATGCTCCAGCAAAATGCTGGAGCAATTTGTTCCTCCTTATGAATCAACAGTTACAAAAAAACTTTGGGAAGCAGGAGCGGTACTAATTGGGAAAACAAATCTTGATGAATTTGCAATGGGAAGTTCTACAGAAACTTCCGCTTTCGGACCAACATTAAATCCATGGGATTCATCTCGTGTCCCAGGAGGTAGTTCTGGTGGCAGCGCAGCTGCTGTTGCTTCTGGACTTTGTATTGCTGCCTTAGGATCTGATACGGGGGGTTCGATTAGGCAACCAGCATCTTTTTGTGGAGTAGTGGGATTAAAGCCAACTTATGGACGTGTAAGTCGATGGGGGTTAGTTGCTTTTGCAAGCTCCTTGGATCAAGTTGGTCCATTTACTACTAATGTTTCTGATTCTGCTGAGATTTTGCAAGTTATCTCTGGTCATGATCCTTTGGACTCAACTTGCCTGAACGAATCTGTTCCTAATTATTCTGAACTTTTATCAAAACCTATTAAAGGATTGCGAATCGGAATAATTAAAGAATGCCTTGAGCAAAAAGGTATTGATCCTGAAATTAAAGAATCAGTTACTAAGGCAGCTACACAACTTCAATCTTTAGGGGCTGAATTGATAGAGGTCTCTTGCCCACGTTTTAATGATGGGATAGCAACTTATTACGTAATAGCCCCTTCAGAGGCTTCGGCCAATTTGGCAAGATATGACGGAGTTAAATATGGATATAGAGCAAATAGTGAAGATAATCTAGAAAAAATGACATCTTTGACGAGAGCAAATGGATTTGGTAGTGAGGTTCAACGGCGTATTTTGATAGGAACTTATGCATTATCTGCAGGGTACTTCGATGCTTATTACAAAAAAGCACAACAAGTGAGAACTCTTATCAGTAATGATTTTTCTAACTCTTTCAAAAAAGTAGATATACTTTTGACCCCTACATCTCCAACAACTGCTTTCAAGTCAGGTAGTCATAATGATGACCCTCTAGCAATGTATTTATCTGATCTACTGACGATTCCTGCGAATTTAGCTGGTCTTCCTGCGATTTCTTTGCCCTGCGGTTTTGATAGCTCTGGATTGCCTATTGGGCTGCAATTAATTGGCAATGTCCTTGGGGAACAACGTTTGCTTCAGGTTGCTTATCAATATGAACAAACAGCTGACATCATGAGCAGCTGCCCAGAAGGGGAATTAATACCAACAAAATAA
- the pstS gene encoding phosphate ABC transporter substrate-binding protein PstS: protein MAFAKKSLLTACLVSVSTSIVACGSNSISNTRLSGAGASFPSKIYTRWFADLAKSGGPKVNYQAVGSGSGRKAFIDETVDFGASDDPMKLNDISKVSRGLVQIPVIGGTIAFAYNNPECELKLTQVQAVRVAIGKVSNWSELGCQAQKLTWAHRSDGSGTTKAFTNSMEAFSEEWTLGTGKSVKWPSGIGGKGNAGVAGVIRNTPGAIGYLNQSYINGSIKAAALQNLSGEFLKPSIESGSKALNGIALDENLAGINPNPSASGAYPITTLTWILAYKNGNGIKTKAIKESLNYLLTDEAQSKASELGFVPLKGSILSKSRAAVERIAQ from the coding sequence ATGGCCTTTGCGAAAAAGAGCCTACTAACTGCTTGCTTAGTATCAGTTTCCACTAGTATTGTTGCATGCGGATCTAATTCAATATCAAACACCAGATTGAGTGGAGCAGGTGCTTCATTCCCTAGCAAGATCTATACGCGCTGGTTTGCTGATCTGGCTAAATCTGGTGGTCCTAAGGTTAACTATCAAGCAGTTGGTTCGGGATCGGGTCGTAAAGCTTTCATAGATGAAACTGTTGATTTCGGCGCCTCTGATGATCCTATGAAACTAAATGATATATCTAAGGTCTCGCGAGGACTTGTTCAGATTCCCGTGATTGGCGGGACTATTGCATTTGCTTACAACAACCCTGAGTGTGAACTTAAGCTCACTCAAGTTCAGGCTGTCCGTGTAGCTATTGGCAAAGTCTCTAATTGGAGTGAACTTGGCTGCCAGGCCCAAAAACTCACTTGGGCCCATCGCTCTGATGGTTCAGGGACAACCAAAGCTTTTACTAATTCAATGGAGGCTTTCTCTGAAGAATGGACATTAGGAACTGGTAAATCAGTTAAATGGCCTTCTGGCATTGGAGGAAAAGGCAATGCAGGGGTTGCAGGAGTGATTAGAAATACACCAGGTGCCATTGGCTATCTCAATCAGTCATATATCAATGGTTCCATCAAGGCAGCTGCTTTGCAGAATTTGTCCGGTGAATTCTTGAAGCCAAGCATTGAATCTGGATCTAAAGCACTAAATGGAATTGCTTTAGATGAAAACCTTGCGGGTATTAATCCAAACCCATCAGCAAGCGGTGCATATCCAATTACAACTCTTACATGGATCCTTGCCTATAAAAATGGGAATGGTATTAAAACAAAAGCCATTAAAGAGTCATTGAACTATTTACTCACTGATGAAGCACAAAGCAAAGCTTCTGAATTAGGATTTGTTCCTCTTAAGGGGAGCATCTTGAGTAAATCTCGTGCTGCAGTTGAGCGTATAGCCCAATAG
- a CDS encoding STAS domain-containing protein, with protein MTVSLRGGFERRKGCLVFYFTGQLDAYSEKQFSDFINDVFSSNQLPMVIDLSKIDFIDSSGLGAMVHTAKQCKKSKRSFVVVGNPRVIQTIKLVRLEDFLHLVPDLDTALTKLAA; from the coding sequence TTGACCGTTTCATTACGCGGTGGTTTCGAAAGGCGTAAAGGTTGTTTGGTGTTTTATTTCACTGGACAGCTAGATGCTTACTCAGAAAAACAATTTTCAGACTTTATCAATGATGTTTTTAGTTCTAACCAACTACCAATGGTGATAGATCTTTCAAAAATAGATTTCATTGATTCTTCTGGCTTAGGAGCGATGGTGCATACAGCAAAGCAATGCAAGAAATCCAAGAGATCTTTTGTTGTTGTTGGCAATCCAAGAGTGATTCAAACCATTAAATTGGTTCGATTAGAGGATTTTTTACATTTAGTGCCTGATCTAGACACTGCGTTGACCAAATTGGCAGCTTGA
- the carA gene encoding glutamine-hydrolyzing carbamoyl-phosphate synthase small subunit, translating to MNYSLKDSALLVLSDGTFLEGKPFGFRDTVIGEIVFNTGITGYQEVLTDPSYHGQLVTFTYPELGNTGVNEEDSESNSPYVRGVIARQIIKEPSNWRSQINLEKWLEKEKVVGIYGVDTRALVRHLRDFGTMNAAISTDGKSSPFQLLEKLKNARSMEGLNLVEDVTTPRSYKWTSIRAASFDKRLKVNQSKPLKVVAIDFGIKRSILNRLVAYGCEVEVLPANSKLADVLNLSPEGVFLSNGPGDPSAVKQGISLAKELIDSTDLPVFGICLGHQILGLALGGQTFKLPYGHRGLNHPCGSTGQIEITSQNHGFALKASSLSEKTVEITHLNLNDKTVAGIAMINKPVFGVQYHPEASPGPHDADYHFSRFVELMLERR from the coding sequence ATGAATTATTCTTTGAAAGACTCTGCATTGTTAGTTTTATCAGATGGTACTTTTCTTGAAGGAAAACCATTTGGTTTTAGAGATACTGTAATTGGTGAAATAGTTTTTAATACAGGAATTACAGGTTATCAAGAAGTTTTAACTGACCCTAGTTACCATGGCCAACTAGTTACGTTTACGTACCCTGAATTAGGTAATACTGGGGTTAATGAAGAGGATTCGGAATCTAACTCTCCATATGTAAGAGGGGTTATCGCAAGGCAAATAATTAAGGAACCAAGTAATTGGAGATCTCAAATCAATTTAGAGAAATGGTTAGAGAAAGAAAAGGTTGTAGGCATTTATGGTGTTGATACACGTGCTCTTGTAAGGCATTTAAGAGATTTTGGAACTATGAATGCTGCAATATCTACAGATGGAAAATCTTCGCCATTTCAATTGCTGGAGAAACTTAAAAATGCTCGATCGATGGAAGGGCTGAATCTTGTAGAAGATGTTACAACCCCAAGAAGTTATAAATGGACTTCAATCAGAGCAGCTTCTTTTGATAAAAGATTAAAAGTTAATCAATCAAAGCCTCTAAAAGTAGTTGCTATTGATTTTGGAATTAAAAGGTCAATACTTAATCGATTAGTAGCTTATGGATGCGAAGTAGAAGTATTACCAGCAAATTCTAAACTTGCAGATGTTTTAAATTTATCTCCTGAAGGAGTTTTCCTTTCAAATGGGCCAGGAGATCCTTCAGCTGTTAAGCAGGGCATCTCATTAGCAAAAGAACTTATTGATTCAACAGATCTGCCTGTTTTTGGAATCTGTCTAGGGCATCAAATTCTAGGCTTGGCACTTGGAGGTCAAACTTTTAAGCTTCCTTATGGGCACAGGGGTTTAAATCATCCATGCGGCTCAACTGGTCAAATTGAAATTACTAGCCAGAACCATGGATTTGCATTAAAGGCTTCTTCCCTGAGTGAAAAAACAGTGGAAATAACGCATTTAAATCTTAATGATAAAACTGTTGCAGGCATTGCAATGATTAACAAGCCAGTTTTTGGGGTTCAATATCATCCAGAAGCTAGTCCTGGCCCGCATGATGCGGATTATCATTTTTCAAGATTTGTTGAACTGATGTTAGAACGCCGCTGA
- the rlmB gene encoding 23S rRNA (guanosine(2251)-2'-O)-methyltransferase RlmB has protein sequence MTPANRRGSNFSSSSGKPKGGNRTYSSRRRKNSNLEERRRSFKSKAEELNSQKSLKNSFTESNQSLQTYSSRRNSRNKNNFSSETQNSFRRTEHKNNSTKFVESKDRNQLVSSNRGRSSRHGSFDSSYAETSSETFNNERDVNDIFWGRHSTQAILESGRPLHRIWCTPELRTSSKFLQLLKDSKALGVLVEEVSWARLGHITKGGVHQGIALQTAASETLDLSTLIKGCSDLGEFPVLLALDGLTDPHNVGAIVRSAEAFGAHGLILPQRRSAGLTGSVAKVAAGALEHLPVARVVNLNRSLEELKKFGYRIIGLAEEGENILNEIDVEGPLVIVIGSEGKGLSVLTRRTCDQLVRIPLRGVTSSLNASVATSIFLYEIASKGWMKGMSGQAASPKLVRAKLSN, from the coding sequence ATGACTCCTGCTAATCGTCGTGGCTCTAATTTTTCATCCTCTTCTGGAAAACCAAAAGGTGGCAATAGGACTTATTCATCTAGAAGAAGGAAAAATTCTAATTTGGAAGAACGTAGAAGGAGTTTTAAATCAAAGGCTGAAGAATTAAATTCACAAAAATCTTTAAAAAATTCATTCACAGAAAGTAATCAATCACTTCAAACATATAGCTCTAGAAGGAATTCCAGAAACAAAAATAACTTTTCAAGTGAAACCCAAAATTCTTTTAGGCGAACAGAACACAAAAACAATTCTACAAAATTTGTAGAAAGCAAAGATAGAAATCAATTAGTTAGTTCAAATAGAGGTCGTTCTAGTAGACATGGAAGTTTTGACAGTAGTTACGCAGAAACCTCATCTGAAACTTTCAATAATGAAAGGGATGTTAATGATATTTTTTGGGGACGACACTCCACTCAGGCTATTTTAGAATCAGGAAGACCCCTTCATAGAATTTGGTGTACTCCTGAATTAAGAACCTCATCTAAGTTCCTACAACTTCTTAAAGATTCCAAAGCTTTAGGAGTACTCGTTGAGGAAGTTTCATGGGCCAGATTAGGTCATATAACTAAAGGTGGAGTTCATCAAGGCATAGCTCTTCAAACAGCAGCATCTGAAACACTTGATTTAAGCACTTTGATAAAGGGATGTTCCGACCTGGGAGAATTTCCTGTTTTATTAGCTTTAGATGGACTCACAGACCCTCATAACGTAGGGGCAATAGTTCGCTCTGCAGAGGCTTTTGGTGCCCATGGCTTGATTTTACCCCAAAGAAGAAGTGCAGGCTTAACTGGTTCAGTTGCAAAAGTTGCTGCTGGGGCTTTGGAGCATTTGCCAGTGGCTAGGGTGGTTAATTTGAATAGATCTTTAGAGGAGCTGAAGAAATTTGGCTATAGAATTATTGGTCTGGCGGAAGAAGGAGAGAATATTTTAAATGAAATAGATGTAGAAGGTCCTTTAGTAATAGTTATAGGCTCTGAAGGGAAAGGGCTTTCAGTTTTAACACGAAGGACTTGCGATCAGTTAGTGAGGATACCTTTAAGAGGGGTCACTTCAAGCTTAAATGCTTCAGTTGCTACTTCTATTTTCCTCTATGAGATTGCAAGTAAAGGGTGGATGAAAGGTATGTCTGGGCAGGCTGCGTCGCCTAAGTTGGTCCGAGCAAAATTATCTAATTAA
- a CDS encoding ABC transporter ATP-binding protein has protein sequence MFAFRLDLINRYLKPHRKTLILGAISLVVVNLLSVAIPMEVKGIVDALKEGFAFKDVLKNSIWIILLATIMGIVRLISRQLVFGVGRQVEVDLRQKLFDHLLIQDPSWVQEIGSGEVISRATSDVENIRRLLGFTVLSLTNTLLAYCFTIPAMLAISPWLTIAAISLYPLMLGTVGLFGGRMVRQRRRQQEALSRLSELIQEDLSGISAIKIYGQEASEKQAFSKLNNNYRNSAINLARTASTLFPLLQGISSISLLLLIALGSGLLEKGALTIGGLIALILYVERLVFPTALLGFTLNTFQIGQVSLDRVEELLNRKPNIKNKFKTKSLAKPVIGKLEARELTINYEGSKRAILNKLSFVIQPGELVAIVGPVGCGKTTLARAIGRMINVSKGQLFLDENDIIDLKLEDLRKNIALVPQEGYLFTTSLQDNLKYGDPKASKDQVEESAIQARLIDDIKGFPDGFNTLVGERGITLSGGQRQRTALGRALLISAPVIVLDDALASVDNKTAAAILTSIRSKTNRTILMISHQLSAAAACDRILVLNDGRLEQEGTHKELISIGGLYKRLWEREQATQGLN, from the coding sequence ATGTTCGCTTTTCGCTTAGATCTAATAAATAGGTATTTAAAGCCTCATAGAAAGACATTGATACTTGGAGCAATAAGTCTAGTTGTCGTAAATCTTTTAAGTGTTGCAATTCCAATGGAAGTAAAGGGAATTGTTGATGCTTTAAAAGAAGGTTTCGCTTTTAAGGATGTTCTTAAGAATTCAATCTGGATTATTTTGCTTGCAACCATTATGGGAATAGTGCGGCTTATATCAAGGCAGCTTGTATTTGGAGTGGGTCGTCAAGTTGAAGTTGATCTAAGGCAGAAATTATTTGATCATTTATTGATCCAAGACCCAAGTTGGGTTCAAGAAATCGGCAGTGGAGAAGTAATAAGCAGAGCAACAAGTGATGTTGAAAATATTAGAAGGCTTCTTGGCTTTACCGTTTTAAGCCTTACAAATACCTTGTTGGCATATTGCTTTACCATCCCAGCCATGCTTGCAATTAGTCCATGGTTAACAATCGCAGCAATTTCTCTTTATCCATTAATGCTTGGGACAGTCGGATTATTTGGCGGAAGGATGGTTCGACAAAGGAGAAGACAACAAGAAGCTCTTTCTAGACTAAGTGAACTCATTCAAGAAGATCTTTCCGGGATTAGCGCTATAAAAATTTATGGCCAAGAGGCATCAGAGAAGCAAGCCTTCTCAAAGTTAAACAATAATTATAGAAATTCAGCGATTAATTTAGCTAGAACAGCCAGTACCTTATTCCCTCTTCTTCAAGGAATATCTTCAATCTCACTTTTGCTTCTAATAGCTTTAGGCAGTGGGCTGCTTGAAAAAGGTGCGCTTACTATAGGAGGCTTAATTGCCCTAATACTCTATGTTGAACGACTAGTTTTTCCTACAGCACTACTAGGCTTTACATTAAACACTTTCCAAATAGGACAAGTAAGTCTTGATCGTGTAGAAGAGCTATTAAATAGAAAGCCAAATATAAAAAACAAGTTTAAAACTAAAAGTCTTGCCAAGCCTGTTATAGGGAAACTAGAAGCTCGAGAACTTACTATCAATTACGAAGGGAGTAAAAGGGCAATACTAAACAAACTTAGTTTTGTCATTCAGCCTGGAGAACTAGTTGCAATAGTTGGTCCTGTTGGCTGCGGCAAAACAACCCTTGCAAGAGCAATTGGACGCATGATTAATGTATCCAAAGGACAACTGTTTCTAGATGAAAATGATATTATCGATTTAAAGCTTGAAGACCTTCGTAAAAACATCGCATTAGTCCCTCAAGAAGGTTACCTTTTTACAACTTCTCTTCAAGATAATCTTAAATACGGGGACCCCAAAGCAAGCAAAGATCAAGTAGAGGAATCTGCTATTCAAGCCAGATTAATTGACGATATAAAAGGTTTCCCAGATGGTTTTAATACATTAGTAGGGGAAAGAGGGATAACCTTAAGTGGAGGCCAACGTCAACGTACAGCACTCGGTAGAGCGCTTTTAATCAGTGCGCCAGTAATCGTTCTTGATGATGCTTTGGCAAGTGTTGACAATAAAACTGCTGCGGCAATACTTACATCTATCAGAAGTAAAACTAATAGAACAATTTTAATGATCAGCCACCAGCTTTCAGCCGCAGCTGCGTGTGATCGAATATTAGTTTTAAATGACGGAAGATTAGAACAAGAAGGAACTCATAAAGAACTAATAAGTATAGGTGGGCTTTACAAAAGGCTATGGGAAAGGGAGCAAGCCACGCAGGGGCTTAACTAA